One window of Quercus robur chromosome 12, dhQueRobu3.1, whole genome shotgun sequence genomic DNA carries:
- the LOC126709028 gene encoding uncharacterized protein LOC126709028, with translation MGFSLIKLMGSQFMSSSHNTIAASRIFNSKIVPSVGLAGVIGVQHMIHTCTRRFYHANFSQKFLNGAATTPSLNLWAQRCLRFCKRNKGSLLFGAFAACVTLSYVRIQRVPYTKQIQFVTKETTEERRAEDRWKTFMERYKEDLLPLSDPRSIRAQSVATNLIRAMKVGLRLEKECKVNGNSCEDGVFREYRVRSEWERDNVDHLNSFKYEGGNLLSDCKLLWKPSTKHLDGKDWEVYVLDCPHEEDALHFCHFSHFNKRIVIPRGLLDSLKSDAELALFIGHEIGHIVGRHIARIYIRFCWNIYLLTRIFEEKFGFEELFWAYTRRWNEREANYIGLMLMASAGYDPETIIGVLEKSGQTFNKNLLKEAKEMGEVFAVFKKVKDYMNLRSVIYRSMLD, from the exons ATGGGGTTTTCTTTGATAAAATTGATGGGAAGCCAGTTCATGTCAAGTAGCCATAACACGATTGCAGCAAGTAGAATTTTCAATTCGAAGATTGTTCCTTCTGTGGGGTTGGCTGGAGTAATTGGAGTGCAACATATGATTCATACATGTACAAGGAGATTTTACCATGCAAATTTTTCTCAGAAATTCCTAAACGGTGCAGCTACAACTCCTTCACTTAATTTGTGGGCACAAAGATGTCTGAGattttgtaaaagaaacaaAGGCAGTTTGCTGTTTGGTGCTTTTGCTGCTTGTGTTACTCTTTCTTATGTGAGAATACAAAGAGTACCATacacaaaacaaattcaatttgtTACCAAAGAAACAACGGAGGAAAGGAGGGCAGAGGATCGCTGGAAGACGTTTATGGAGAGATACAAAGAAGATTTACTCCCTTTATCAGACCCTAGGAGTATTAGGGCACAATCCGTAGCTACAAATTTGATTAGAGCAATGAAGGTGGGGTTAAGGCTTGAAAAGGAGTGCAAGGTCAATGGGAATTCATGTGAGGATGGAGTTTTTAGAGAGTATAGGGTACGTAGCGAGTGGGAAAGAGATAATGTAGATCACCTTAACAGCTTTAAATATGAAGGAGGGAATCTTCTTTCTGATTGTAAACTTTTATGGAAACCTAGTACTAAACATTTGGATGGAAAAGATTGGGAAGTTTATGTGTTGGATTGCCCTCATGAAGAAGATGCTTTACACTTCTGCCACTTCTCCCACTTTAATAAAAGGATTGTTATTCCTAGGGGGTTGCTCGACAGTCTAAAGTCCGATGCAGAGTTAGCATTATTTATTGGGCATGAG atTGGGCATATTGTGGGTCGACATATAGCAAGAATTTATATCAGGTTTTGCTGGAATATCTATCTTCTCACTCGTATATTCGAAGAGAAGTTTGGATTTGAAGAGTTGTTTTGGGCTTATACTCGCAGAtg GAATGAAAGGGAGGCAAATTATATTGGATTAATGTTAATGGCATCTGCTGGATATGACCCTGAAACAATAATTGGCGTATTAGAGAAGTCGGGCCAAACTTTCAATAAGAATCTACTAAAAGAGGCCAAAGAAATGGGAGAAGTGTTTGCTGTGTTCAAGAAAGTAAAAGATTACATGAATTTGAGAAGCGTGATTTATAGGAGCATGCTTGATTAA